In the Micromonospora narathiwatensis genome, one interval contains:
- a CDS encoding CGNR zinc finger domain-containing protein, whose amino-acid sequence MLFAHDTECGLVAAAGLVNTVGPDREELPDVAALDAFVGVHGWTGRHEHTDAELRQVRALRPRLRRIWYADTDEVVAIVNGLLRESHALPQLVRHDDEPYHVHAVPRDAPLATRMAVEAAMALADLVRMGELTRLRICDHPDCDNVLVDLSKNRSRRFCDAGCGNRAAVSAYRARKAASHSC is encoded by the coding sequence TTGCTCTTCGCCCATGACACCGAGTGCGGCCTGGTCGCCGCCGCCGGTCTTGTCAACACCGTCGGCCCGGACCGGGAGGAACTGCCTGACGTGGCTGCCCTCGACGCGTTCGTCGGCGTACACGGCTGGACCGGCCGGCACGAACACACCGACGCGGAGCTGCGCCAGGTCCGCGCGCTGCGCCCCCGGCTCCGCCGGATCTGGTACGCCGACACCGACGAGGTGGTGGCGATCGTCAACGGGCTGCTGCGCGAGTCGCATGCGCTGCCGCAGCTCGTCCGGCACGACGACGAGCCGTACCACGTGCACGCCGTGCCCCGCGACGCGCCGCTGGCGACCCGGATGGCGGTCGAGGCGGCCATGGCGCTGGCCGACCTGGTCCGGATGGGCGAGCTGACCCGGCTGCGCATCTGCGACCACCCGGACTGCGACAACGTGCTGGTCGACCTGTCGAAGAACCGGTCCCGCCGGTTCTGCGACGCCGGCTGCGGCAACCGCGCCGCGGTGAGCGCCTACCGCGCCCGCAAGGCGGCGTCCCACTCCTGTTGA